A genomic region of Exiguobacterium oxidotolerans JCM 12280 contains the following coding sequences:
- the dapA gene encoding 4-hydroxy-tetrahydrodipicolinate synthase: MFKGAGTALATPFNSAGELDLVVFEQLIEQQLAANIQALVVAGTTGEGSTLSSEEFETLLETAVRVTAGRVPVIAGTGTNNTAQTIEKTKTAQHLGADAAMLVTPYYNKTSQAGLVAHFTAVADAVELPIMLYNVPSRTGVAIAVETAVTLAEHPNIQAFKEASGDVSFMGELMTALPEGFAVFCGNDDQILPYMAWGAQGVISVLSNPYPAETQALAEAMLANDLTAARRIQSDLMPVIAAIFSDVNPIPVKAALEEIGFAVGAPRLPLVRQSDAGHAHLLETMHAYKGVVR, from the coding sequence ATGTTCAAAGGAGCAGGAACAGCATTAGCGACACCGTTCAATTCAGCAGGTGAACTCGACTTAGTCGTTTTTGAACAACTGATTGAACAGCAGCTTGCAGCCAATATCCAAGCGCTTGTCGTCGCGGGGACGACAGGAGAAGGATCGACGCTTTCGAGTGAAGAATTCGAGACATTACTTGAGACGGCCGTTCGTGTCACGGCAGGCCGTGTTCCGGTCATTGCCGGTACGGGAACGAACAATACGGCACAGACGATCGAAAAAACGAAAACGGCGCAACACCTTGGAGCTGACGCAGCGATGCTCGTGACACCGTATTACAATAAAACGTCGCAAGCCGGTTTGGTTGCTCACTTCACCGCAGTCGCGGATGCTGTCGAATTACCCATCATGTTATACAACGTTCCTTCACGGACCGGTGTCGCGATTGCAGTTGAGACAGCTGTGACACTCGCGGAGCATCCGAACATTCAAGCATTCAAAGAAGCGAGCGGGGATGTCAGTTTCATGGGTGAATTGATGACGGCACTCCCCGAAGGTTTTGCAGTCTTCTGTGGCAACGACGATCAAATCCTGCCGTACATGGCATGGGGGGCACAAGGTGTCATCTCGGTCCTGTCGAACCCGTACCCGGCAGAAACACAAGCGCTTGCTGAAGCGATGCTTGCGAATGATTTAACTGCGGCACGGCGCATTCAAAGCGATTTAATGCCTGTCATCGCAGCCATCTTTAGTGACGTCAACCCGATTCCGGTTAAAGCAGCACTCGAAGAAATTGGGTTTGCAGTCGGTGCACCACGCTTGCCGCTCGTTCGCCAATCGGATGCCGGGCACGCACACTTACTCGAGACGATGCATGCTTATAAAGGAGTGGTTCGATGA
- the dapB gene encoding 4-hydroxy-tetrahydrodipicolinate reductase, which translates to MKLAIHGYGATGHYVEELAPAEVVAVIDRTKSAEKVPSYQTVSELTEEVDAIIDFSHPSLLPDLLAYGLKTKTPLVIATTGFSEAELQTIKDASAEIPIFQSYNMSFGIAMMQQLLQVLVPLASSFDIELLEKHHNQKVDAPSGTAELLLRTIQELRDVQPVYERESTREKRQASEIGMHSMRGGTIFGEHEVLFAGVDELIEIKHTALSKKVFASGAIKAAEALIQKSAGLYTLETLYSQEDSHVTN; encoded by the coding sequence ATGAAGCTTGCCATTCATGGATATGGTGCGACAGGGCATTATGTCGAGGAATTGGCACCCGCTGAAGTCGTTGCTGTCATCGACCGAACGAAGTCAGCAGAGAAAGTGCCGTCGTATCAAACCGTATCCGAGTTGACGGAAGAAGTCGATGCCATCATCGATTTCTCGCACCCGAGCTTGTTGCCGGATTTACTGGCGTATGGCCTCAAAACGAAAACACCGCTCGTCATCGCGACGACCGGATTTTCGGAAGCGGAGTTACAAACGATAAAAGACGCTTCGGCTGAGATTCCGATTTTTCAGTCGTACAACATGTCGTTCGGGATTGCGATGATGCAGCAATTGTTACAGGTGCTCGTACCACTCGCCAGTTCGTTCGATATTGAACTGTTAGAAAAGCACCACAATCAAAAGGTCGATGCACCAAGCGGGACGGCAGAACTCTTATTGCGGACGATTCAAGAACTCCGTGACGTCCAGCCGGTCTATGAACGTGAATCGACACGGGAAAAACGCCAAGCGTCTGAGATCGGCATGCACTCGATGCGTGGTGGAACAATTTTCGGTGAACATGAAGTGTTGTTCGCCGGGGTCGATGAATTGATTGAAATCAAGCACACGGCATTATCAAAAAAAGTATTTGCTTCAGGTGCGATTAAAGCAGCCGAAGCACTCATTCAAAAATCGGCGGGACTCTACACGTTAGAGACGCTCTACTCACAGGAGGATTCACATGTTACTAACTGA
- the dapD gene encoding 2,3,4,5-tetrahydropyridine-2,6-dicarboxylate N-acetyltransferase yields MLLTDAYEIAKFIKDAKKQTPVKLYVNGDLAGLTIEGATAFGSDESKIFFADAGLAATFLEKYSDRITDVHVEYDRRNSAVPMLDTRHLNARIEPGSWIRDHVVIGDNAVVMMGAIINIGASIGDGTMIDMNAVVGARGTIGKNVHVGAGAVVAGVLEPPSKTPVIIEDGVLIGANAVILEGVRVGKDAVVAAGSVVTEDVPAGSVVAGTPARVIKQKDEKTAEKTQLVDDLRSL; encoded by the coding sequence ATGTTACTAACTGATGCTTACGAAATTGCGAAATTCATTAAAGATGCTAAAAAACAGACACCGGTCAAACTTTATGTCAATGGCGATTTAGCGGGCTTGACGATTGAAGGGGCGACAGCTTTTGGATCGGATGAATCAAAAATTTTCTTCGCCGATGCAGGACTTGCTGCGACTTTCTTAGAAAAGTATTCAGACCGGATTACGGACGTCCACGTCGAATACGACCGTCGGAACAGTGCTGTACCGATGCTTGACACACGTCACTTGAACGCCCGTATCGAGCCGGGTTCGTGGATTCGTGATCACGTCGTCATCGGTGACAATGCAGTCGTCATGATGGGTGCAATCATCAATATCGGTGCATCGATCGGAGATGGTACAATGATTGATATGAACGCCGTCGTCGGAGCACGTGGCACGATTGGGAAAAACGTTCATGTCGGTGCAGGTGCCGTGGTCGCAGGTGTCCTTGAGCCACCTTCAAAAACACCGGTCATCATCGAAGATGGTGTCTTGATTGGAGCGAACGCCGTCATCTTGGAAGGCGTCCGTGTCGGAAAAGATGCAGTCGTTGCAGCAGGCAGTGTCGTCACAGAAGACGTCCCTGCAGGTAGCGTCGTTGCTGGAACACCAGCACGCGTCATCAAACAGAAAGACGAAAAAACAGCAGAGAAGACGCAACTAGTGGATGATTTACGTTCACTCTGA
- a CDS encoding branched-chain amino acid transaminase, with the protein MAVDTQYGEAIWLDGIFHDPKEANTSVMSHAIHYGSGFFEGIRAYATPDGPAIFQLTEHIERLFRSCAFYHVTIPYTVEELVQATIDLVAKNGFESCYIRPFVFLGTPWQALMAKDTTVHVGISCWELGEYFDKGVGIRAKVASYRRVSSTMMPMQAKAAANYMNSQLLKGEALRDGFDEAIALDMNGNVSEASVANLFMLKNGTIYTPSLDCSVLDGITRQVIMRLAQDQGYPVVERHIGRDELYVADEIFLTGTAAEITSVGEIDHITINGGTRAVADELLELYRQTVSGQLPQYADWLTHVTPAVAE; encoded by the coding sequence ATGGCAGTGGATACACAGTATGGTGAAGCGATTTGGTTAGACGGGATTTTTCATGATCCAAAAGAAGCGAATACGAGCGTCATGTCACACGCGATTCATTACGGAAGTGGTTTTTTCGAAGGGATTCGTGCGTACGCGACGCCTGACGGTCCGGCAATTTTTCAATTGACGGAACACATCGAACGTCTCTTCCGGAGTTGCGCGTTCTATCACGTCACGATTCCATATACAGTGGAAGAACTTGTCCAGGCAACGATTGATCTCGTTGCGAAAAATGGCTTTGAGTCTTGTTACATCCGTCCATTCGTTTTCCTCGGAACACCGTGGCAAGCCTTGATGGCAAAAGATACGACGGTTCACGTCGGCATCTCATGTTGGGAACTTGGTGAATACTTCGATAAAGGTGTCGGCATTCGTGCGAAAGTCGCTTCTTATCGTCGGGTATCGTCAACGATGATGCCGATGCAAGCGAAAGCCGCTGCGAACTATATGAACTCACAACTCTTAAAAGGCGAAGCCCTTCGTGATGGATTTGACGAAGCAATCGCACTCGATATGAACGGTAATGTCAGTGAGGCGAGTGTCGCGAACTTATTCATGTTGAAAAACGGGACGATCTACACGCCGTCACTCGACTGTTCTGTCCTTGACGGCATCACGCGTCAAGTCATCATGCGCCTCGCGCAAGATCAAGGGTACCCAGTCGTCGAACGCCACATCGGGCGAGACGAACTGTATGTCGCAGACGAGATTTTCTTAACAGGGACAGCGGCAGAAATCACGAGTGTTGGTGAAATCGACCATATTACAATCAACGGCGGAACACGGGCTGTCGCGGATGAATTGCTCGAGCTTTACCGACAAACGGTCTCAGGACAACTCCCACAATATGCAGACTGGTTGACACACGTCACACCAGCGGTAGCTGAATGA
- the alr gene encoding alanine racemase, which produces MNTRTRVTIDREAVRQNVASVFARSQKQIFAVVKNNAYNLGMLEMVGTLMEAGVHHFAVAEVYEAIEIKTNFPDSYVLAMNPATQFEAARDYGIALGIPSVDWLKRYQADLSNIELHLKVNVGMNRFGVSSLEEAQAVLEVVQEQQLCLTGLYTHFPLADEPGADHDGQVERFLAIANVVRTQHEFTYMHAENSATIVKHDERLAFCNYVRPGIFLFGYSPIEKMDWLVPTLRMTTEVVEIREVGADEHVGYGTSYTTDQPLRVAVLPVGYGDGVVRGRSALPVLIHGKPYSIISKLFMSHTFVAVDSTVEVGDEVVLYGDGIEIDDITRTGTANNSEQMCARSWRLAHRYL; this is translated from the coding sequence ATGAATACACGTACACGCGTAACAATCGATCGGGAAGCGGTGCGACAAAATGTCGCATCGGTCTTCGCTCGATCGCAAAAACAGATTTTCGCCGTGGTGAAGAATAATGCTTATAACCTAGGGATGCTTGAAATGGTTGGGACATTGATGGAAGCGGGCGTGCATCATTTTGCGGTTGCTGAAGTCTATGAGGCAATTGAAATTAAAACGAATTTTCCAGACAGTTATGTCTTAGCGATGAATCCAGCGACTCAGTTCGAGGCTGCTCGAGACTATGGCATCGCGCTTGGAATCCCGTCGGTAGATTGGTTGAAGCGGTATCAAGCAGACCTTTCGAACATCGAACTCCATTTAAAGGTCAATGTCGGGATGAACCGTTTTGGTGTCAGTTCACTTGAAGAAGCGCAAGCAGTCCTTGAAGTAGTGCAGGAGCAACAGCTCTGTTTGACAGGGCTATATACACATTTTCCGCTCGCAGACGAGCCGGGAGCGGACCATGATGGACAAGTCGAGCGTTTCTTAGCGATTGCGAACGTCGTCCGGACACAACATGAATTTACGTACATGCATGCTGAAAATAGTGCGACGATCGTCAAACATGACGAACGCCTCGCCTTTTGTAACTATGTTCGTCCCGGTATCTTTTTGTTCGGTTATTCACCGATTGAAAAGATGGACTGGTTAGTCCCTACATTACGGATGACGACAGAAGTCGTTGAAATCCGTGAAGTTGGGGCGGACGAACACGTCGGATACGGCACGTCTTACACGACGGATCAACCGCTTCGTGTCGCCGTCTTACCGGTCGGTTATGGTGATGGTGTCGTGCGAGGACGGTCCGCTTTACCTGTATTGATTCACGGGAAACCGTATTCAATCATTAGTAAATTATTCATGAGCCATACGTTCGTTGCCGTTGATTCGACAGTCGAAGTCGGGGATGAAGTCGTCTTGTACGGGGACGGGATTGAAATCGACGACATCACACGAACGGGAACGGCAAATAATTCGGAACAGATGTGTGCACGCTCATGGCGATTGGCACACCGTTATCTATAA
- the lysA gene encoding diaminopimelate decarboxylase, with protein MYGSSYLTEQDNTLQIDGVAATDLAAQYGTPLYVMAERELTDRLATVRDGFLTKYPNTYASFASKALTIGAVYQQVVRHGLGIDVVTGGELYIARQAGVPAERIYFHGSNKSTQDLRYAVEEGVGKIVIDHYGEIAQLEQIAADACQTVNVLIRIVPQVIGGAHTKIQTGGVDTKFGFSTHDDSYLEAVRAILASEHLVLLGIHCHVGSQIQDRTLFERTARTMMGFVETIRQETEFTASEVNVGGGFGIAYTKDDVPLDFEQTMEHVMTIIEEESTRLGIERPRIGIEPGRWVVANAGTTLYTVGAIKEVQGVRTYLSVDGGMADNIRPALYGAVYETVIANRVTGTLREVTVVGAACESGDLVAEKAQVAEPASGDTLAVFGTGAYNFSMASNYNQFLRPAVVFVNQGEAREVVRRQTYADLVTCDLGLENVRS; from the coding sequence ATGTACGGAAGCTCGTATTTGACGGAACAAGACAACACGCTTCAAATCGATGGTGTCGCAGCAACAGATTTAGCAGCACAATATGGAACACCCCTTTACGTGATGGCAGAGCGTGAACTGACAGACCGTTTAGCGACCGTACGAGATGGTTTCTTAACGAAATACCCGAATACGTATGCTTCCTTTGCTTCAAAAGCGTTGACGATTGGTGCCGTCTATCAGCAAGTCGTACGTCACGGACTCGGAATCGATGTCGTGACGGGGGGCGAGCTTTACATCGCGCGTCAAGCGGGTGTACCGGCTGAACGAATCTATTTCCACGGATCAAATAAATCGACGCAGGATTTACGGTATGCCGTTGAAGAAGGTGTCGGAAAAATCGTCATCGACCATTACGGTGAGATTGCACAGCTCGAACAAATTGCAGCAGATGCTTGTCAGACGGTAAACGTATTGATTCGAATCGTCCCCCAGGTCATCGGTGGGGCACATACTAAAATTCAGACGGGTGGCGTCGATACGAAATTTGGGTTCTCGACCCATGATGACTCGTATCTTGAAGCCGTTCGGGCAATCTTAGCGTCGGAACATCTTGTCCTGCTCGGTATTCATTGTCACGTTGGATCGCAAATCCAAGATCGTACCTTGTTCGAGCGGACGGCGCGGACGATGATGGGGTTTGTCGAAACGATTCGCCAAGAAACGGAATTCACGGCGAGCGAAGTCAACGTCGGCGGTGGATTCGGGATCGCGTATACGAAAGACGATGTCCCGCTTGATTTTGAACAGACGATGGAGCATGTCATGACAATTATTGAGGAAGAGTCGACACGACTTGGAATCGAACGTCCACGGATTGGGATTGAGCCAGGGCGGTGGGTTGTCGCGAATGCCGGGACGACACTCTATACGGTCGGGGCGATTAAAGAAGTCCAAGGGGTTCGGACGTATCTGTCTGTTGATGGCGGCATGGCAGACAATATCCGTCCTGCGCTGTACGGTGCAGTCTACGAAACAGTCATCGCCAATCGGGTGACAGGAACGCTGCGCGAAGTGACGGTCGTTGGTGCTGCTTGCGAATCCGGCGATTTAGTCGCAGAAAAAGCGCAAGTGGCGGAACCGGCTAGCGGGGATACGCTGGCGGTCTTCGGGACGGGTGCCTATAATTTCTCGATGGCGAGCAACTACAATCAATTTTTACGTCCGGCAGTCGTCTTCGTCAATCAAGGGGAAGCGCGTGAAGTCGTCCGACGCCAAACATATGCGGATCTCGTTACGTGTGATCTCGGTCTAGAAAACGTACGATCTTAA
- a CDS encoding LysM peptidoglycan-binding domain-containing protein: MGKKWLRLLVVLLLMFIPLSSYQLPVEAASSTFVTKGSTTSKVVALTFDDGADGTNIGKILSILKSNNVKATFFLTGAGAANHPQSIKNIANATPTHQIGNHSYSHPDFTTLSASQMTSELTRTESLLNSLTGRTTKPIFRAPFGASNSSVLAAVGNAGYTKTIQWNIDTTDWKGISSTAILNRVILNIVPGSIVLMHTGAGASGTPTALPSMITQLKAKGYTFVTVSELLQLPTSGSKTYTVKSGDTLYKIANLYNISVSALAKANNITNFNLISVGQVLTIPGTSTTPPPTSTTSYTVKSGDTLYSIARKYDVSVSALASANNITNINLISVGQVLKIPGTSTTPPLTTTSYTVKSGDTLYAIARKYNVTVSSLAAANKITNVSLISIGQVLVIPSK; the protein is encoded by the coding sequence ATGGGTAAAAAATGGCTTCGGTTACTTGTTGTTTTGTTACTGATGTTCATTCCATTGTCCAGTTATCAGCTACCAGTCGAAGCAGCTAGCTCAACATTCGTCACGAAAGGTTCGACAACGAGCAAAGTGGTGGCATTGACGTTCGATGACGGAGCGGACGGTACAAACATCGGTAAAATCCTCAGTATCTTAAAAAGTAACAATGTCAAAGCAACCTTCTTCCTGACCGGTGCCGGTGCCGCGAATCACCCACAGTCGATCAAAAATATCGCGAACGCAACACCGACGCATCAAATTGGAAATCACTCCTACAGTCACCCCGATTTTACGACTTTGTCTGCAAGTCAGATGACAAGTGAATTGACACGGACGGAAAGTCTGCTTAACTCATTAACAGGACGGACGACCAAACCAATTTTCCGGGCTCCATTTGGTGCAAGCAACAGTTCTGTTTTAGCAGCCGTCGGTAATGCCGGTTACACGAAAACGATTCAATGGAACATCGATACGACGGACTGGAAAGGAATCAGTTCTACCGCAATCTTGAACCGCGTCATTTTGAACATCGTTCCGGGATCGATTGTCTTAATGCATACGGGTGCCGGTGCATCCGGAACCCCAACCGCCCTTCCTTCAATGATTACGCAACTGAAAGCTAAAGGGTATACGTTCGTTACGGTTTCTGAATTACTGCAACTCCCGACTTCAGGTAGTAAAACGTATACCGTCAAGTCTGGCGATACGCTCTACAAAATCGCAAACCTCTATAACATTTCTGTCAGCGCTTTAGCTAAAGCAAATAACATCACCAACTTTAACCTGATTTCTGTCGGACAAGTCTTGACGATTCCCGGTACGTCAACGACACCTCCCCCAACCTCAACGACTTCTTATACCGTCAAAAGCGGGGATACACTCTATTCTATCGCTCGGAAGTACGACGTTTCCGTCAGTGCACTCGCTTCAGCAAACAACATCACTAACATCAATTTGATTTCTGTTGGTCAAGTATTGAAAATTCCCGGTACGTCAACAACACCTCCCCTAACAACGACGTCTTATACCGTCAAAAGTGGAGATACACTTTATGCGATTGCCCGTAAGTACAATGTCACAGTCAGCTCGCTCGCAGCAGCGAATAAGATTACGAATGTCAGCTTGATTTCAATCGGTCAAGTATTGGTCATCCCCTCCAAATAA
- a CDS encoding ABC transporter ATP-binding protein, which yields MIEFKNVGKQFKDNVVLKGLTLEIKAGELVVFIGPSGCGKTTSLKMINRLIEPSSGTILVNGKDIMKTDTIELRRHMGYVIQQTGLFPHMTVRENIQLIAGLEGKDHDQMDQRTEELLQMVGLDPKQFIDRYPSELSGGQQQRVGFARALMNDPDVILMDEPFSALDPVTRNDLQEELFNLQEEVKKTIVFVTHDMDEAIKLADRICIMRDGEIVQFDTPEEILRHPKDEYVESFIGKNKIWSSPAFIKAEDIMIEDPVSISGKRTLLQGIEIMRGRKVDSLLITDRDRTLQGIVKLKNIQTVSDKSQRIEELMEGELVAVDEQDSLLDVLEVMNHEETGYLPVTNKAGQLRGLITRSSLLSVLSEQFIQEEEVQ from the coding sequence ATGATCGAATTTAAAAATGTTGGGAAGCAATTTAAGGACAACGTCGTCTTAAAAGGCTTGACGCTAGAAATCAAAGCGGGCGAACTCGTTGTATTCATCGGTCCGAGTGGCTGTGGAAAAACAACATCGCTCAAGATGATCAACCGTTTGATTGAGCCCTCTTCAGGAACGATTTTAGTGAATGGGAAGGACATCATGAAGACGGATACGATTGAACTTAGACGCCATATGGGCTATGTCATTCAACAAACCGGTCTATTCCCACACATGACCGTTCGTGAAAATATTCAATTGATTGCCGGTCTAGAAGGAAAAGATCACGATCAAATGGATCAACGGACAGAAGAACTTCTCCAAATGGTCGGCCTCGACCCGAAACAATTCATTGACCGCTACCCAAGCGAACTCAGTGGTGGACAACAACAACGTGTCGGTTTTGCCCGCGCATTGATGAATGATCCAGATGTTATTTTGATGGACGAACCGTTTAGTGCGCTCGACCCCGTTACCCGCAATGACCTCCAAGAAGAATTATTTAATCTCCAAGAAGAAGTAAAGAAAACTATCGTATTCGTCACCCATGATATGGATGAAGCGATCAAGCTAGCCGATCGGATATGTATCATGCGTGATGGGGAAATCGTTCAATTTGATACACCCGAAGAAATTTTACGACATCCAAAAGATGAATATGTTGAATCATTCATTGGGAAAAATAAAATTTGGAGTAGTCCGGCGTTCATCAAAGCAGAAGATATCATGATTGAAGATCCCGTCTCAATCAGTGGTAAGCGGACGTTGCTACAAGGGATAGAAATCATGCGTGGACGAAAAGTAGATAGCCTGCTGATTACAGATCGGGATCGTACATTACAGGGAATCGTTAAATTAAAAAACATCCAAACGGTTTCAGATAAGAGTCAACGAATTGAAGAACTCATGGAAGGTGAACTTGTTGCCGTCGATGAACAGGATTCACTGCTTGATGTATTAGAAGTAATGAACCATGAAGAAACAGGTTATTTACCTGTAACGAACAAAGCCGGTCAATTACGCGGCTTGATTACACGAAGTAGCTTGCTTTCCGTCTTGAGTGAGCAGTTCATTCAGGAGGAGGAAGTGCAATGA
- a CDS encoding glycine betaine ABC transporter substrate-binding protein: MSGFFDYVKNNTDQIWNLLLEHLQLTVFAVVIAVILGIPLGILITRYQRFAKPVLALTSVVQAVPSLALLGFLIPFIGIGSTPAIIMVVLYSLLPIVKNTYTGLSSIPGDMLEAAKGIGLTERQILGKVQIPLALPIMMAGIRISAVTAVGLMTISAFIGAGGLGYLVFSGIQTVDNNQILAGAIPAGILALAIDFIVSRIEYSVAPSGIPLADGRIKNRKRKRRQAMSGAKKIAIASIVVLLIGGTVAYSFLKPDKIVIGSKNFTEQLILGNMLADLIEDKTDLEVERQLNLGGTKVAYGALETGEIDAYVDYTGTLLIDVLKQEVETDPEVVYEKVKKMIPAKSQVDVLDPIGFNNTYALAMTKEDIEKYDLKTVSDMAAVSNRLILGSTIEFANREDGYLGLKEKYPDMKFEDVQPVDGGLRYTALTNGKTNVIDSFSTDGLLKKFDLTVLEDDKEFFPPYYAVPIVRQETLDEHPELKEILNLLKDKITDEKMQELNFKADVEKERPEDVAREFLIEEGMIKK; encoded by the coding sequence ATGAGTGGATTTTTTGACTATGTAAAAAATAACACCGATCAAATCTGGAACTTATTACTTGAACACTTACAGCTGACCGTATTTGCGGTCGTCATCGCAGTTATCTTAGGGATTCCGCTCGGTATTTTAATTACACGTTATCAACGGTTCGCTAAACCAGTCCTCGCCTTGACGAGTGTCGTTCAGGCGGTTCCGAGTCTCGCGTTACTTGGTTTCTTGATTCCGTTCATCGGGATCGGCTCGACACCAGCCATCATCATGGTTGTACTTTATTCTTTGTTACCTATCGTCAAGAACACATATACGGGTCTCTCAAGCATTCCAGGTGACATGCTTGAAGCGGCTAAAGGAATCGGTCTGACAGAACGTCAGATTTTAGGAAAAGTCCAGATTCCACTTGCCTTACCGATCATGATGGCCGGAATTCGGATTTCTGCCGTGACAGCGGTTGGATTGATGACGATTTCTGCCTTCATCGGTGCCGGTGGACTTGGTTATCTTGTCTTCTCCGGTATTCAAACGGTAGATAACAATCAGATTTTAGCCGGTGCGATTCCAGCGGGTATTTTAGCACTTGCGATTGACTTCATCGTCAGCCGGATTGAGTATTCGGTTGCACCGAGCGGCATTCCGCTTGCTGACGGTCGTATTAAAAACCGGAAACGTAAACGTCGTCAAGCGATGTCTGGTGCTAAAAAAATTGCCATCGCAAGTATCGTCGTTTTATTAATTGGTGGAACGGTTGCGTATTCGTTCTTGAAGCCGGATAAAATCGTCATCGGGTCAAAGAACTTTACGGAACAATTGATTTTAGGGAACATGTTGGCTGATTTAATCGAAGATAAGACAGATTTAGAAGTCGAACGTCAATTAAACCTCGGTGGTACAAAAGTTGCCTATGGTGCGCTTGAGACTGGAGAAATTGACGCGTATGTAGACTATACGGGGACGCTTCTAATCGATGTACTCAAACAAGAAGTAGAAACGGATCCAGAAGTCGTGTATGAAAAAGTTAAAAAAATGATTCCAGCGAAAAGTCAGGTCGATGTCCTCGATCCGATTGGTTTCAATAACACGTACGCATTAGCGATGACAAAAGAAGACATCGAAAAGTATGATTTGAAAACAGTCTCGGATATGGCTGCTGTCAGTAATCGTCTGATTCTTGGTTCAACAATTGAGTTCGCGAATCGTGAAGACGGATACCTCGGCTTAAAAGAGAAATATCCGGACATGAAATTTGAAGATGTCCAGCCTGTTGATGGTGGGCTTCGTTATACAGCATTGACGAATGGAAAAACGAACGTCATCGATAGTTTCTCGACAGATGGATTATTGAAGAAATTTGATTTGACGGTCCTTGAGGATGATAAAGAATTCTTCCCACCGTATTACGCGGTTCCAATCGTTCGTCAAGAAACGTTGGATGAACACCCAGAGTTAAAAGAAATTCTCAATTTGTTAAAAGATAAAATCACGGATGAGAAGATGCAAGAATTGAACTTTAAGGCTGACGTCGAAAAAGAACGTCCAGAAGATGTCGCACGTGAGTTCTTGATTGAAGAAGGCATGATTAAAAAATAA
- a CDS encoding gamma carbonic anhydrase family protein: MKYRVGNLIPKVDPSVYIADGAKVIGEVEIGKDSSVWFNTVIRGDEGLISIGERVNIQDGSMIHQYEEYSTIIEDDVTIGHMAMIHGGIIRKGALIGMSATILDEAEIGTGSFVAAGSLVPPKMVVPPNSLVMGVPAKVIREINDHDRFIMERTVKKYIKRGQQYAADCVPVSEDMTTL, from the coding sequence ATGAAGTATCGTGTCGGAAACTTAATTCCAAAGGTCGATCCAAGCGTATATATCGCAGACGGTGCAAAAGTCATCGGTGAAGTCGAAATCGGGAAAGATTCAAGTGTCTGGTTCAACACCGTCATCCGCGGAGATGAAGGGCTCATCTCCATCGGGGAGCGGGTTAACATTCAAGATGGTTCAATGATTCATCAATATGAGGAATACTCAACGATTATCGAAGATGATGTCACGATTGGGCATATGGCCATGATTCACGGGGGCATCATTCGAAAAGGCGCATTAATCGGCATGTCCGCAACGATTTTAGACGAAGCAGAAATCGGAACAGGTTCGTTCGTCGCTGCCGGTAGTCTCGTTCCACCTAAGATGGTCGTCCCTCCGAATTCACTTGTCATGGGCGTCCCTGCAAAAGTCATTCGCGAAATCAATGATCACGACCGGTTCATCATGGAACGGACGGTCAAAAAATATATCAAGCGCGGACAACAGTACGCTGCTGATTGCGTACCAGTATCTGAAGATATGACAACCTTGTGA